In Dendropsophus ebraccatus isolate aDenEbr1 chromosome 13, aDenEbr1.pat, whole genome shotgun sequence, the sequence AACCTCTATGGTAGAGGAGAATGTGGTTGACATGACAGAACTGCTATCTGCCTTAGTTATATTATACTCATCTCCTTGATTTATTCCTTTCTCAGTGTTTGCGTTCACTCCTTGTTCTCTTTTGGGAAACTGTGTAGGATAAGGGTTTTCTTCAATAGGATAGACGTTTGCTGATTCTGACACAGCAACTCCTGGTTCCTGTGCCGAGCCAGTAAAGTTTTCATAAACAATCTCTGCATCTGCATTCACAATTGTTACACTTAAGATGGAGTCACCTGCAGTGGTCAGAACAGGTCCTTCCATTGTTCTTCCGGTCGGCTCAGAAGAATTGTTCTCTGGGACCAACCCAACCTTGTCTTCtgctaaaataaaagcaatataatGAGTGTTATCATAGGATCATTCCAGAAAAACTAACTCTACCCATTATACATTGACCATCATTTTTTCcatgtttttggaaaaaattaAGGATCAAGCCATCTTCCCGTCTTTGGAAAGACTAGGATTGTTCATCATGAAAGATCTCTACACCGATGGCTTTGACCATTCTTAAATTATGTTAAATGTTGCTATGGTCATTGATGCTGTCGCTACCCATACTCATGCACATGTCACCATTGCttgacagcttaaaggggttttctaggcaaaATGGATGTTTGGCTTATCAGAGGAtagcctggaaaccccctttaaggcctATGTTGCCCTTTTTTACCCACCTAGTTGTGCACCTTCCCTTGACAAAGCCCTGCATACATCATTGGCAGTATGATGACTTGATGTTTGCTCACTATAAATATGTACCTTGAGAACTTGATAAAACTGGCATATTAATGGTAGAACCCAATGTAGATTCTTCACTGTCATCTGAATGATCTTCATAAGGTGGGAAACTTGCAAATGCTGGTGACAGATCTTCTTCATCCCTGACAATACTTTCAAGAGTAGGTGTTGTTGAGTATAGTGGAGATGGTGAAGACCCTTGTTGGTCATTGAGAACAGTTGTGTTCTCTTTATTTTCTCGACTCGCTTTTGTTACATGAGTCTCATTTAGTGGTATGGAGTCTACCGAGCCTTGAGCTTCATTTTCAGCTTTCACCTCTAGAAACTTTAATTCCTCAAAACTTTCTGTTACTGTAATAACATCTCGGTCTCTAGAGACTGGAGGATCATGTGTTGGTACAGTGTTTTTACCTGAAATGGAAGAGGACATTCTTAAATGTTTTACGTTGTATGCCTTCCTATATATGTATGAGAAATGTGGTCTGTACATTGTACCGTAAAATGGTCAATGGTCAAATCATGTGTGGAATGCACCAGCAAAATGTGGATTGGGTTACCTGCTCATGATCTACTTTATCACTTACCTTTAAAACAGTACACATCATATTTTGCCTTAGAGTCAGGGAAACCCGTCTGGTTACGGAACTGAAAGATAGTTTTGACCCCAGGAGAGTTGCCACCACACCTTTCCCTGGGTGCCACAATAGGGTATCGGACACTCCCATCAGCCAACCAGCCTGGGTTACATTGATCCAGTCCCCCGCTCCATGCAGCGTAGAGTTGACCTGTTGTCGCTATCTCAGAACCCAGGGTCCTACAATGTTCTCTAGCTTCCTTCAGGGTGAATTTAATTGGTGATGTACTCAAAAATACCTCGCCTACAATGCAAAAGCAGAGAGAGTTTATTAGGAGGTCTTTTTTTCTATGTACTAGTAACTTCTCTTCACATCAATGTTTGACCCTTAAAGGCCCCCATAGGAGCCACTTATCACTCATATGACTATGTTTTAGTTTCTGACCTTTACCTAAATGTTGACCAAAAAATGTTCATGTTGaccaaaaaaaaagacagtgaaacCCTTACAAGAACCATACTAtaaattctttttaaaaaatagtaaacGTGGAATTGCACAAaggaccccaagtgtcagtaaCTGAATATGTAACTACAGAAACCAATAATTATCTGCCAAATTACAGAAAGAAGTGGTTTATAGTTTTGAACGGGCAATTTCAGACATATGTATTTTTCTTTTCCACATTACTCTTCAGAATTACCCTTGAGTTCCTCCACATAGCAGTAAACATCATACATGTCATCAGGGTATAGCACTCCGTAGTTCCGAACTCCCGGAAACCCATCCATGTCTCCATAGCAGCCCTCTCGTGGAGTCTGGATGGGGTATCTGCAAGGAGAAGAGTCAAACAGAGTTGACCATGTATTTGGCTTCTTAAAATAGGTTTTATAAGACAATTGCCCTACCTGACGGTCTGATCGGCGATCCAACCGGCATCACACTGTTCATAACCTCCACGATAGGCAGCCAGGAGCTGGTCAGCAGTGGCTATGTGTGCCTTGATTCTTGTACACGCTTCCTGGGCCATGGGGAAGGTGTAAGTGTACCGATCGGTCCCTTCACGATAGAGGAACACAACACCTAAAATAGAGAAGGACCCATCATATACCCTGCAATAATGCCTAGAGTTAATATTGAAGGGTGGAGCATCCCAGCCATGCTTGATCTTTTGACGAATCTGAAGAGTGACTCCATATGTGTTGTCTCTATCTGCCAACTGCACAATGGGTACTCCTAAATGTCTGTATCCTTACTATAGATATGGCTTCTCATCTCCAGAACACCTAGATATGTTAGGTTCATTAAACAAGTGATGGAGTAGACAAACATTTTTTCATGTTGATCCAGAATAAGTAAAAAACCAAACCCCTGAGAAGTAGATACATGTGGCAACTTAATGAGAGAGAATGAGGGCAAAAACGTCTtggaagattatatatatatatatatatatatatatatatatataatatatatatatatatatatagtctcctGTAGAAAGAACCTACCTTTGACCTTGACCTCCACCATAGCATAGTCATCTTCAATTCCATGTTGTACATGACATCGGTATATCCCTGAGTCATTACTTATCAACTCCTTTAGGACTAATGTGACGTCAAATGCTGAAGTTGAGTATTCAGGAAGAGAGGCTCGAGATTTGTACCCCTCACTGATCTTCACTTTGTGGCCCCGGGCCACTAAGATTTCCACTTCTTTACCATTGGAGATAAAGGTCCACTTTACTCTAGGTATGCCCAAGACAGCTCGgcgcccagcaacagtgacgtctaGTTCTGAGTGATAGGTGATGTGGCATGGTATGGTGAGAGTACCAGACAGGACAGCTTTGGTGGTAGAATTTCCAATCCGAACCCTCAAGCTCTTGTGATCCTCTGAACGGGAAAAGAACATGGTATTAGTTATGGAAGGATGGCAATGTGTCATGCCAAACCACACTTGGCCACCTCAATGAACACTATACCACACAGAAAATTGAGACACCTCATTTTTCAGCAAGAAAAGGATTCGGAAAATCTGGGTCACTGCTCACGTCGTCTTTCTTCAATTATAAAACCACCACCATTAAAGTAGACTTGTCATCCTGACATCAAGTCATACTGCTTCCTTTAAGACATCAAAGCGGAATATTCTTCCAGATTGCCCATAAGAACATGACTACTTTATTAACCTATTAATCTTCTTTCAAAGTCTATCTATTTTACTATTTAAGTACATATAGCGGGTGATACTGATTTCAGTTTGGGCCAATTATATCCAAAGTTGCTTTTACAATCTTGTAACCAGAACCCTGCAGGTTCAATATCATGGCCCGGCATGGTATTCTGTTGTGGGAGCTAAAGCTCTCGGCACTGTACAAAGTGGCATACGCTAAAATGGACCTACCATTACAGTACTGTTTTTTGTCCAAATGTTCAGGTGTTTGTTTCCTCATCCATATCCTTTAGATGACTATTGGGCCCCCATGAATGTCGGACCTATAGGGGCAGAAGTCCTGAACAGGTTCAGTGTACCTGCCATGACAGCCTGCTGGCGGATCACTGGTAGGGTTCTCTGTTAATTCCGTTGCACGCAACCGCCATTAGATCCAATGGGGGTCACACGCATTACGGTCTCATGGCGTGTGGCTTAGCCGTGGAGACCTGAACTTACGGAACAGAGGAAATCTCCGCAGATTAGGCAGTGGGCCTTCAGGACAGGTACACTATAATAGCCATATGGTCAGACTATATGGTATGTATGTTCTCATGAGCAATGGAGCACCCCTCTATAGGAATTACAATCTTAGTAAAAATGGGGGCCCCCCACATCATTTGAAGGGGATGACCTTTGGATGATAAGGGGttacatacataaaaaaaaagggtcatcggtagtgatgagtgaacttgtgAAACGTTCCGGTTCAGCCAATAACCAAACGTTCGGCACTTGACCCCCCCTGCCTGGAGCAgttggcagtatccatgttttccaggaaaccctagggatgcatccaacctGTCCAttgagtcaaatgccgagcatttgggtctggccgaacccgaacattcagccAGTTCGCTCACCACTAGTCATCAGCATCCATTATTAGATGAAGACAcgagacttaaagcgtaactgtcatttcagggtcatttttctgaaaccattaaatatcaacagtacaagcgattttaagaaactctgtaataggttttatgtactaaaagagtttccttctgtactgaaaaagcaatctcccagcctcccccctcacttgagaagaagcaggatttctgtctccattatgtggctatggagaggggaggggctgttaggagtgactgagcacggaggatttctgcacagcacaacaccctgcaatcttctctcagtaagttcatagataagcactgacctttctgacacctgaatttagcgttttaggtgcccagagagtctacaaacagctgaccttcatgtcacctcttcctgctccctcatctccctcagcccctccccccttcataggcttacaatggagagagcagaacccgtcttcactggcttctctgtaatgaagacgtgtttgcctgataatgcacagataagaagtcagggggggaggctgggaaattgcttcttgagtacagaaggaggcttttttggctgatgaaacctattacagagtttcttaaaatcgcttatactactgatttctgcaataaaaaaaaaacatgacagttacgctttaacgttCAGCCATTGGATTTAAGAGTTAATGTTTTTGATCCttcacagctgtataatacattAGTGCAAACCATTCCGAAAAACCTTGAGATGACTCATTCCGCTTTCTTATACTTTTTCATTAAGAACATTGTAACACACTCCAGGATATGACCGCagcctacagtacagtacatgtacggTATGAATCAGTGGAAAGTACAGAAGTATCTTAATGTCGCTGTCACAATGTTCTCCATATCACTCGTCTTTGTAAGGTTAGACGTCTGCACTCATGACAGctttctttatgtttttttttttttcccccgggtTCTCCCActattgaaattaatggaaaACAAGAGTGAATAGGTTTGCGGTATAACAAGTGTATGTGGGCGGACACGTGGATATTTCAACCTCATGGTATGAATGCCTCCCCCTTAGTATGACAAAAGAGAAAATAGAGGAGGAGGCCAAATGGAGGGTCTATATATGGAACAAGCAAGAACGTGACTGAACGATCAGACTCAGGCTTGATAAACTATAGAGAAGACAAAACTTAACTTGAACCCTCATCGACTTCGGATGTTAAAGCTTGGGAGGTGAGGGCCGACACGAAGAGAAGCAACAGGTTTATCTTCATTTCAGCCTGTAGGAAACAGAAATAACATTCATCAGTGACTGTCATGTTACCCGTGACACCATCACATGTGATATGTCATATATAGAACAGCCAAATGTTGGAAGTTATTGGGGTACTCcatatgcagtgtcctggtacttGAATCTTAGCCTAaagttgttgtgtggctgagAAGTATGTTCCTAAAAGTCTAAACTGTGTTTAGGTATTGTATGTGTCTTGTATGTACTGCTATGTTGCTTGTCACACCTACCCTCCAAGTCCTACGTTCCTGAACTATGTTCCTGAAGTGCCTGCTAGAAAGACAAGCTACAAGCAGAGAAAGCGTGCCTCTGAGACCCCCTAAATCTGTGAGGAAGACAAGCTACCAGCAAGAACATCTGCCTCTGAGTCAACTCCACCACATCCCAAGCTACGAGGATAAATTCTAGGTTCTAGTTTTCTTCTAGACCAGAGTTGATGACCTTGGTCACCACACATATCCATATACAAAAATCCTAGAATGATGGGTTAGCCAGAATACGCTGGCTAGATGAAAAACTTTGAGACACATGACAAATCTCTGGTCACCTTATAGAAGTTCCTCACCCCTAGTCTTGGCCATCCTTGGTTATCCCTTGCTTCTCATCACTTCAAACCAAGATGAAAACACGGCCGGAGCAGGTCAAGTGCAGGCACCTCATGTTATTATTATTTCCCAACACAAGCTTTAATTGGATGGTATAACAGTCATGTGACAGCTACACCCCTCCCTAGGTAGAAGAGACATCATAGCTGGAGATTCGCGATaaattgatttaaaaatattataAACCTGAATTTCCATTCTTTGAGTTCACGTATTGTAGAGTTCCACCGTAGAGTTCTTTTGTCAATGGAACTTTTTGCAATGACTTGCAAACAGAATCTTATATATCCATCATGTAAGGATATCGTGGCTCGTAGTAGaatttctttacaaaaaaaacattttcttcccAGCCTTATAATAGCCTCGCTCTGTGTAAAGAATGGACCGAGGGCAGGCTGAATTGGCTGCCATACAATGGTGAGATACTCTCAATAGACCACCAATCCATAGAGGTCTGACAGTGGAGGGGGTGAGGAGCCTCTTAGGATTCTGCTCACGCCGGTTACCATGTGAAGCTCCTTAGCAGTTGTGATGACCAAAGTCCACCCTCAATACCTCCCATCACAAAGAAGCTTTCTTAGAAGGAATGAATGTCGGAAAAGGCAACGTCCTTTGATATCTGATGTTCTGTTTTCCATGGATCGTAACAGAAACTTGTTGTTTGTCCAGAAAACGTCGTCTATATAGCGTATACGTCTAAATCTGTAACATAAAGTCTATACGCATAAAGCTCACAACTAAGGTGGTGCAGTCGGTTGTCTTTTTTTAGGCTAGGTGCCCACTTGGGGGAACTTTTTTCCAATGGATCCAAAGACCATCAATTCTGAActaacacatatacacatacatattatatcacacacacacacatatacatatatatatatatatatataccattacaaacatataaatttacaaatatataGACAGCTCTCACACAAATACATATGTATACCCATACATAATATAAAGGAGTATATTCACACGCATATATCAGAAATAAAATAGTtatgctttatttcatatccagattaaggctatgtaacacaacatactatttttgaaaagaacggccgtcgttttccattaaaacaatggctgtacttttcatactgcaatgatatgcgttgtagtcaatgcaacaacggccgttcttccattgacttctacgCTATTCGATGCAGTGTGAAAAGATAGTATGTTACAAAAAtagtacattatgtgaacatagcctaaaacatacaCTAAGTATAGGTAAAAAAACCCTCAtcccttagggctcgttcacaccgCGATTTGTGCCTCTGATGCCTTGATACAGCTGGAACCTGTCCAAATGACATGTCGCGGATCAGTATTGGCCCTATTTATTTCAATGGCCTGAGTGTTGTCAGTCACTGACTATGTGCAGGCTGTTTTCCTAAACATTTGCTCAGACTGAAGATAGTGAATTGCTGCACTTTTTAGTATGAGACAAAACTTGGATACCATAGTTACTAGCTGACCAATAGCTCAAACAAACTCaaaccattgaaatgaatgggaccCATGCCTGTCTGGGAATGTCTTTGTAACTCGGCCTGAGGCACAATTGGCGGGCTGAACCCTGCCGTACATGCAGCCTTGCCTCTCgtatacacatatattacatgGAACCATGTTCACCTTCACATACATACCCATACATAAAAAGggacacacatatatgtatacacacacactcatacacacatatatatgtatcttTTGTGTTCCCCTGGTATGATGACATACACTCGGCCGTTTTGCacacatcaaacatggtgtaaagtgagactggctcagttgcccctagcaaccaatcagattccaccttgtattcctcacagactcttttgaaaatgaaaggtggaatctgattggttgctaggggcaactgagccagtttcactttacaccatggttgataaatctcccccatagggacCAATAGGGATTGTGCTGACTATAGGCCATACAGTAGGTGTAAGTGATTCCGATTGACACCTATAAGTACTAATGTCCCATACTATAATGTATAGACGGATACATGAAGGAATGTCTGAACGACAGGGCCCGCCGCCATCACTAGATAATCATTAGTATTCGCTCGGAGTAGCTGCCCAGTCTTCAAGACCACAATGTAATTCAGACCCTGAGCGGCTCACACCAATCCCCACCATGCGGACGCCTGCCAAATACTGGCTCCCCTTTgttaaagagaattttttttccccaaggcAACGTGGCAGAGGATGAAATAACCCTGAAATCCGGCGACGACATAATTCTCCAAAAGCTTGAAGGCGGTTTCCTCTTTCCTTCGGTGCCAGAAGCTGTATGCACCTAGTTAAACTGGTATTACTGGGAAGGTAATTTATTCAAGATGTCTGCCGCTTGGCAGGCATCACATACCGCACTTTAGGGCTGTAAATCCTACCAAGTTTAAAATTAACTTTCCTAAAAATCCCCGTACGATTCGCAGGAATATTGGGGGATATCgggcccataaaaaaaaaaaataattccacaGTGGAGATGTAATATCAGACGCCAGGGAAACTGTTCTGTCAGGGGAAGCGTGTACTGTCTGGAAGAGTAGAAGCATTGTGGGTAAAGTGACG encodes:
- the BCAN gene encoding brevican core protein isoform X4, translating into MCAKRPSAEMKINLLLLFVSALTSQALTSEVDEGSKDHKSLRVRIGNSTTKAVLSGTLTIPCHITYHSELDVTVAGRRAVLGIPRVKWTFISNGKEVEILVARGHKVKISEGYKSRASLPEYSTSAFDVTLVLKELISNDSGIYRCHVQHGIEDDYAMVEVKVKGVVFLYREGTDRYTYTFPMAQEACTRIKAHIATADQLLAAYRGGYEQCDAGWIADQTVRYPIQTPREGCYGDMDGFPGVRNYGVLYPDDMYDVYCYVEELKGEVFLSTSPIKFTLKEAREHCRTLGSEIATTGQLYAAWSGGLDQCNPGWLADGSVRYPIVAPRERCGGNSPGVKTIFQFRNQTGFPDSKAKYDVYCFKGKNTVPTHDPPVSRDRDVITVTESFEELKFLEVKAENEAQGSVDSIPLNETHVTKASRENKENTTVLNDQQGSSPSPLYSTTPTLESIVRDEEDLSPAFASFPPYEDHSDDSEESTLGSTINMPVLSSSQAEDKVGLVPENNSSEPTGRTMEGPVLTTADVCYPNPCENGGTCIDEDDGEFRCLCLPGYFGKVCDINVEKCLEDWDTFQGFCYKHFYDRKSWEEAETQCREYGGHLVSIVTPEEQDFVNNKYKDYQWTGLNDRTIEGDFQWSDGNPLLFEKWKQGQPDSYFLSGEDCVVMGWHDNGLWSDVPCNYHLPYTCKMGLVSCGSPPEVANASIYGRPKTRYPISSVVGYRCDEGLVQRNLPIIKCQPDGVWEEPQINCLSAHQ
- the BCAN gene encoding brevican core protein isoform X2; the encoded protein is MCAKRPSAEMKINLLLLFVSALTSQALTSEVDEGSKDHKSLRVRIGNSTTKAVLSGTLTIPCHITYHSELDVTVAGRRAVLGIPRVKWTFISNGKEVEILVARGHKVKISEGYKSRASLPEYSTSAFDVTLVLKELISNDSGIYRCHVQHGIEDDYAMVEVKVKGVVFLYREGTDRYTYTFPMAQEACTRIKAHIATADQLLAAYRGGYEQCDAGWIADQTVRYPIQTPREGCYGDMDGFPGVRNYGVLYPDDMYDVYCYVEELKGEVFLSTSPIKFTLKEAREHCRTLGSEIATTGQLYAAWSGGLDQCNPGWLADGSVRYPIVAPRERCGGNSPGVKTIFQFRNQTGFPDSKAKYDVYCFKGKNTVPTHDPPVSRDRDVITVTESFEELKFLEVKAENEAQGSVDSIPLNETHVTKASRENKENTTVLNDQQGSSPSPLYSTTPTLESIVRDEEDLSPAFASFPPYEDHSDDSEESTLGSTINMPVLSSSQEDKVGLVPENNSSEPTGRTMEGPVLTTAGDSILSVTIVNADAEIVYENFTGSAQEPGVAVSESANVYPIEENPYPTQFPKREQGVNANTEKGINQGDEYNITKADSSSVMSTTFSSTIEVDVGYTDIDKNLAHLFDNQLNDTASQTTTIYMFPTIHPSIDHFEGSGQEDHSVFLGGLIHPQTTQGSVEEQASGDHFSGIQDPIKEVHVLASNLDPKTPIPPSLHSETHNSSKFSWEDGSGDVTEPTWITLPPSSTVDTNHTQKHETNATVVQDGQHNTTHTPTLLIQGLYSSNETSTAQASHLLSPNMSRVQSTDKDVSVEQSTVIGPVESTKDVESNTSVYPTITTFTSSPNNPRNSSRPSLEKTIQPTASLSPTDPLPAVPTEKAIVGSSVNFSDVCYPNPCENGGTCIDEDDGEFRCLCLPGYFGKVCDINVEKCLEDWDTFQGFCYKHFYDRKSWEEAETQCREYGGHLVSIVTPEEQDFVNNKYKDYQWTGLNDRTIEGDFQWSDGNPLLFEKWKQGQPDSYFLSGEDCVVMGWHDNGLWSDVPCNYHLPYTCKMGLVSCGSPPEVANASIYGRPKTRYPISSVVGYRCDEGLVQRNLPIIKCQPDGVWEEPQINCLSAHQ
- the BCAN gene encoding brevican core protein isoform X3, whose product is MKINLLLLFVSALTSQALTSEVDEGSKDHKSLRVRIGNSTTKAVLSGTLTIPCHITYHSELDVTVAGRRAVLGIPRVKWTFISNGKEVEILVARGHKVKISEGYKSRASLPEYSTSAFDVTLVLKELISNDSGIYRCHVQHGIEDDYAMVEVKVKGVVFLYREGTDRYTYTFPMAQEACTRIKAHIATADQLLAAYRGGYEQCDAGWIADQTVRYPIQTPREGCYGDMDGFPGVRNYGVLYPDDMYDVYCYVEELKGEVFLSTSPIKFTLKEAREHCRTLGSEIATTGQLYAAWSGGLDQCNPGWLADGSVRYPIVAPRERCGGNSPGVKTIFQFRNQTGFPDSKAKYDVYCFKGKNTVPTHDPPVSRDRDVITVTESFEELKFLEVKAENEAQGSVDSIPLNETHVTKASRENKENTTVLNDQQGSSPSPLYSTTPTLESIVRDEEDLSPAFASFPPYEDHSDDSEESTLGSTINMPVLSSSQAEDKVGLVPENNSSEPTGRTMEGPVLTTAGDSILSVTIVNADAEIVYENFTGSAQEPGVAVSESANVYPIEENPYPTQFPKREQGVNANTEKGINQGDEYNITKADSSSVMSTTFSSTIEVDVGYTDIDKNLAHLFDNQLNDTASQTTTIYMFPTIHPSIDHFEGSGQEDHSVFLGGLIHPQTTQGSVEEQASGDHFSGIQDPIKEVHVLASNLDPKTPIPPSLHSETHNSSKFSWEDGSGDVTEPTWITLPPSSTVDTNHTQKHETNATVVQDGQHNTTHTPTLLIQGLYSSNETSTAQASHLLSPNMSRVQSTDKDVSVEQSTVIGPVESTKDVESNTSVYPTITTFTSSPNNPRNSSRPSLEKTIQPTASLSPTDPLPAVPTEKAIVGSSVNFSDVCYPNPCENGGTCIDEDDGEFRCLCLPGYFGKVCDINVEKCLEDWDTFQGFCYKHFYDRKSWEEAETQCREYGGHLVSIVTPEEQDFVNNKYKDYQWTGLNDRTIEGDFQWSDGNPLLFEKWKQGQPDSYFLSGEDCVVMGWHDNGLWSDVPCNYHLPYTCKMGLVSCGSPPEVANASIYGRPKTRYPISSVVGYRCDEGLVQRNLPIIKCQPDGVWEEPQINCLSAHQ
- the BCAN gene encoding brevican core protein isoform X1 codes for the protein MCAKRPSAEMKINLLLLFVSALTSQALTSEVDEGSKDHKSLRVRIGNSTTKAVLSGTLTIPCHITYHSELDVTVAGRRAVLGIPRVKWTFISNGKEVEILVARGHKVKISEGYKSRASLPEYSTSAFDVTLVLKELISNDSGIYRCHVQHGIEDDYAMVEVKVKGVVFLYREGTDRYTYTFPMAQEACTRIKAHIATADQLLAAYRGGYEQCDAGWIADQTVRYPIQTPREGCYGDMDGFPGVRNYGVLYPDDMYDVYCYVEELKGEVFLSTSPIKFTLKEAREHCRTLGSEIATTGQLYAAWSGGLDQCNPGWLADGSVRYPIVAPRERCGGNSPGVKTIFQFRNQTGFPDSKAKYDVYCFKGKNTVPTHDPPVSRDRDVITVTESFEELKFLEVKAENEAQGSVDSIPLNETHVTKASRENKENTTVLNDQQGSSPSPLYSTTPTLESIVRDEEDLSPAFASFPPYEDHSDDSEESTLGSTINMPVLSSSQAEDKVGLVPENNSSEPTGRTMEGPVLTTAGDSILSVTIVNADAEIVYENFTGSAQEPGVAVSESANVYPIEENPYPTQFPKREQGVNANTEKGINQGDEYNITKADSSSVMSTTFSSTIEVDVGYTDIDKNLAHLFDNQLNDTASQTTTIYMFPTIHPSIDHFEGSGQEDHSVFLGGLIHPQTTQGSVEEQASGDHFSGIQDPIKEVHVLASNLDPKTPIPPSLHSETHNSSKFSWEDGSGDVTEPTWITLPPSSTVDTNHTQKHETNATVVQDGQHNTTHTPTLLIQGLYSSNETSTAQASHLLSPNMSRVQSTDKDVSVEQSTVIGPVESTKDVESNTSVYPTITTFTSSPNNPRNSSRPSLEKTIQPTASLSPTDPLPAVPTEKAIVGSSVNFSDVCYPNPCENGGTCIDEDDGEFRCLCLPGYFGKVCDINVEKCLEDWDTFQGFCYKHFYDRKSWEEAETQCREYGGHLVSIVTPEEQDFVNNKYKDYQWTGLNDRTIEGDFQWSDGNPLLFEKWKQGQPDSYFLSGEDCVVMGWHDNGLWSDVPCNYHLPYTCKMGLVSCGSPPEVANASIYGRPKTRYPISSVVGYRCDEGLVQRNLPIIKCQPDGVWEEPQINCLSAHQ